One Clupea harengus chromosome 3, Ch_v2.0.2, whole genome shotgun sequence DNA window includes the following coding sequences:
- the scamp5a gene encoding secretory carrier-associated membrane protein 5 — protein sequence MAENNFPPLPRFIPLKPCFYQNFDEIPDHWRSMCKRLYYLWILNSATLAVNLIGCLAWMCGGGGATNFGMAILWLILFTPCSYVCWFRPIYKAFKTDSSFNFMAFFFVFMAQVVISIIQAIGIPGWGVCGWLATITFFSTNVGSAVVMLIPTIMFTAVAVLSFIALTKVHSFYRGSGGSMSKAQEEWTTGAWKNPHVQQAAQQAAVGVAQGAMQNQGQGGQGGQGGQGQYSAAPTYNYDEPM from the exons ATGGCAG aaaacaacttcCCACCTCTACCTAGGTTCATTCCTCTGAAGCCATGTTTTTATCAGAACTTCGACGAGATCCCCGACCATTGGCGCAGCATGTGCAAACGCCTGTACTACCTGTGGATAC TGAACAGCGCCACACTGGCCgtgaatctgattggctgcctggcGTGGATGTGTGGCGGGGGCGGGGCCACTAACTTTGGCATGGCTATCCTGTGGCTCATTCTCTTCACCCCCTGCTCCTACGTCTGCTGGTTCCGACCCATCTACAAGGCCTTCAA gACGGACAGCTCCTTCAACTTCATGGCATTCTTCTTCGTGTTCATGGCTCAGGTGGTGATCAGCATCATACAGGCTATTGGCATCCCTGGCTGGGGAGTGTG TGGCTGGCTGGCCACCATCACCTTCTTCAGCACCAACGTCGGCTCTGCTGTTGTCATGTTGATCCCCACCATCATGTTCACCGCCGTGGCTGTGCTCTCCTTCATCGCCCTCACTAAG gTTCATAGCTTCTACCGTGGCAGTGGTGGCAGCATGAGCAAGGCCCAAGAGGAGTGGACCACCGGCGCGTGGAAGAACCCGCACGTCCAGCAGGCAGCGCAGCAGGCGGCTGTGGGGGTCGCCCAGGGAGCCATGCAGAACCAGGGCCAGGGAGGCCAGGGGGGCCAGGGGGGCCAGGGCCAATACTCCGCTGCCCCCACCTACAACTACGATGAGCCCATGTAG
- the LOC105892337 gene encoding inhibitory synaptic factor 1: MSRSGGPPGSPGPRERRTRVCVCERTCACVCECGSSGRNQRIRHHMRDVMEQLEYVLAELKDVARELQEVVGQIDKLTGDIDLDADADADADADADADECTAASEREPSDTHRDTLHHPSQDTLSDPCSSGTVSENPLLGSKTELRGNQPQMVPSGGAQVNGRNCFTPNSPKGSCFTPDSRKGSFNSPFGSWASVSGGGRCFSERELHALCCDDDDDDDEEGRSSLVRSSRLSSSDSVFSSPPPLHPLALATLTPGHRRKMQRSCATQTVSDKSTQTAWPYVSNKDLRAQRETKSLCFKERP; encoded by the exons ATGTCCCGCAGCGGAGGGCCGCCAGGGTCCCCGGGGCCTCGTGAGCgccgcacgcgtgtgtgtgtgtgtgagcgcacgtgtgcgtgtgtgtgtgagtgcggcaGCAGCGGACGCAATCAGCGCATCAGACATCACATGAGAGACGTGATGGAACAGCTGGAGTACGTGCTGGCCGAGCTGAAGGACGTGGCGAGAGAACTACAGGAG GTGGTGGGACAGATTGACAAGCTGACGGGAGACATCGACCTCGACGCCGACGCCGACGCCGACGCCGACGCCGACGCCGACGCCGACGAGTGCACTGcagccagtgagagagagccgtcagacacacacagagacacactccacCACCCCTCCCAGGACACGCTGTCTGACCCCTGCAGCTCAGGGACTGTGTCAGAGAACCCCCTCCTTGGTTCCAAAACAGAACTCAGGGGGAACCAGCCCCAGATGGTCCCCAGCGGAGGTGCTCAGGTGAATGGCAGGAACTGTTTCACACCGAACAGCCCAAAGGGTTCTTGCTTCACCCCAGACAGCCGAAAGGGTTCCTTTAACAGCCCCTTCGGCTCGTGGGCATCTGTATCTGGGGGCGGTCGATGTTTCAGTGAGCGGGAACTTCATGCCCTgtgctgtgatgatgatgatgatgatgatgaggaaggaAGAAGCAGTCTAGTACGATCGTCCAGACTATCGTCCAGTGACTCcgtgttctcctctcctcctcccctccacccgTTGGCGTTAGCAACGCTGACCCCTGGGCACAGGAGGAAGATGCAGCGCAGTTGTGCCACGCAGACCGTTTCGGACAAGAGCACACAGACTGCATGGCCTTACGTCTCAAACAAAGACCttagagcacagagagagactaagagctTATGTTTCAAAGAAAGACCTTAG
- the ubl7a gene encoding ubiquitin-like protein 7a isoform X1, with protein sequence MMAFPEWRLSLKLMDQPSIPKSVLQFPESEPGDVPPGGYRVATLKQLVSAQLPDAVPDPDLIDLVYCGRKLKDDLTLDSYGIESGSTVHILKKSWPEPVAQPEPVDRAAAAREFRVLQAAIHTSTAYRDSVFKMLNNKESLDQIIVATPGLSSDPVALGVLQDKDLFVQFTDPNMLDVLISSHPALVNAIILVLHSVAGSVPTQQSASSSRNISSGSYGDMPGGFLFEGLSDDEDDFQSGSRGGPSTSAGASAGIRPVTLGYSGALGPRPITQSELATALALASTPESSAATPTTGNQGPSSGESPAPAGTPITNDLFNQALQQALQVSSMSSLQNQWQSQLQQLRDMGIRDEELILRALQATGGDIQAALELIFAGGAP encoded by the exons ATGATGGCCTTTCCAGAATGGCGGTTGTCCCTGAAGCTAATGGACCAGCCGTCCATCCCCAAGTCAGTGCTGCAGTTTCCCGAGAGCGAGCCCGGGGACGTTCCTCCTGGAGGGTATCGCGTCGCGACGCTGAAGCAGCTCGTGTCTGCGCAGTTACCTGATGCCGTACCAGACCCCGACCTCATAG ATTTGGTGTACTGTGGCAGAAAGCTAAAAGATGATCTGACATTAGACTCCTATGGGATTGAATCAGGCTCTACAGTGCACATCCTGAAGAAGTCCTGGCCAGAACCAGTGGCCCAACCAG AGCCCGTtgacagagcagcagcagccagggaATTCCGTGTTCTGCAAGCAGCCATTCACACAAGCACGGCTTACAGAGACTCg GTGTTTAAAATGCTGAATAATAAGGAGTCTTTGGATCAGATCATAGTAGCGACGCCAGGGCTCAGCAGCGATCCTGTTGCTTTGG GAGTGCTTCAAGATAAAGACCTATTTGTGCAATTCACTGACCCAAACATGCTTGATGT GCTGATCAGCTCACACCCAGCGCTTGTGAACGCCATCATTCTGGTGCTGCACTCGGTGGCGGGCAGCGTGCCAACCCAGCAgagcgcctcctcctccaggaacATCTCCTCAGGTTCCTACGGCGACATGCCAG GGGGATTTCTGTTTGAAGGTTTGTCTGACGATGAGGACGACTTCCAGTCG GGCAGTCGTGGTGGTCCTTCCACTAGCGCGGGGGCCTCGGCGGGGATACGTCCGGTGACGCTGGGCTACAGTGGGGCTCTGGGTCCCAGGCCCATCACCCAGAGCGAACTGGCCACTGCCCTGGCCCTGGCCAGCACTCCAGAGAGCAGCGCAGCCACTCCCACCACTGGCAACCAG GGCCCCTCCTCAGGTGagtctcctgctcctgctgggaCCCCCATCACCAACGACCTGTTCAACCAGGCGCTGCAGCAGGCCTTACAGGTGTCCAGCATGTCTTCTCTGCAG aacCAGTGGCAGTCCCAGCTACAGCAGCTGAGGGACATGGGCATCAGGGATGAGGAGCTGATCCTGCGAGCGCTGCAGGCCACAGGAGGAGACATCCAGGCTGCCCTGGAGCTCATCTTTGCTGGGGGGGCACCTTGA
- the ubl7a gene encoding ubiquitin-like protein 7a isoform X2, with protein MMAFPEWRLSLKLMDQPSIPKSVLQFPESEPGDVPPGGYRVATLKQLVSAQLPDAVPDPDLIDLVYCGRKLKDDLTLDSYGIESGSTVHILKKSWPEPVAQPEPVDRAAAAREFRVLQAAIHTSTAYRDSVFKMLNNKESLDQIIVATPGLSSDPVALGVLQDKDLFVQFTDPNMLDVLISSHPALVNAIILVLHSVAGSVPTQQSASSSRNISSGSYGDMPGGFLFEGLSDDEDDFQSGSRGGPSTSAGASAGIRPVTLGYSGALGPRPITQSELATALALASTPESSAATPTTGNQGPSSGESPAPAGTPITNDLFNQALQQALQVSSMSSLQCVKESRAQLCVLSVCAEPVAVPATAAEGHGHQG; from the exons ATGATGGCCTTTCCAGAATGGCGGTTGTCCCTGAAGCTAATGGACCAGCCGTCCATCCCCAAGTCAGTGCTGCAGTTTCCCGAGAGCGAGCCCGGGGACGTTCCTCCTGGAGGGTATCGCGTCGCGACGCTGAAGCAGCTCGTGTCTGCGCAGTTACCTGATGCCGTACCAGACCCCGACCTCATAG ATTTGGTGTACTGTGGCAGAAAGCTAAAAGATGATCTGACATTAGACTCCTATGGGATTGAATCAGGCTCTACAGTGCACATCCTGAAGAAGTCCTGGCCAGAACCAGTGGCCCAACCAG AGCCCGTtgacagagcagcagcagccagggaATTCCGTGTTCTGCAAGCAGCCATTCACACAAGCACGGCTTACAGAGACTCg GTGTTTAAAATGCTGAATAATAAGGAGTCTTTGGATCAGATCATAGTAGCGACGCCAGGGCTCAGCAGCGATCCTGTTGCTTTGG GAGTGCTTCAAGATAAAGACCTATTTGTGCAATTCACTGACCCAAACATGCTTGATGT GCTGATCAGCTCACACCCAGCGCTTGTGAACGCCATCATTCTGGTGCTGCACTCGGTGGCGGGCAGCGTGCCAACCCAGCAgagcgcctcctcctccaggaacATCTCCTCAGGTTCCTACGGCGACATGCCAG GGGGATTTCTGTTTGAAGGTTTGTCTGACGATGAGGACGACTTCCAGTCG GGCAGTCGTGGTGGTCCTTCCACTAGCGCGGGGGCCTCGGCGGGGATACGTCCGGTGACGCTGGGCTACAGTGGGGCTCTGGGTCCCAGGCCCATCACCCAGAGCGAACTGGCCACTGCCCTGGCCCTGGCCAGCACTCCAGAGAGCAGCGCAGCCACTCCCACCACTGGCAACCAG GGCCCCTCCTCAGGTGagtctcctgctcctgctgggaCCCCCATCACCAACGACCTGTTCAACCAGGCGCTGCAGCAGGCCTTACAGGTGTCCAGCATGTCTTCTCTGCAG TGTGTTAAGGAGTCCCgggcccagctgtgtgtgctctctgtgtgtgcagaacCAGTGGCAGTCCCAGCTACAGCAGCTGAGGGACATGGGCATCAGGGATGA